The Populus nigra chromosome 14, ddPopNigr1.1, whole genome shotgun sequence genome has a segment encoding these proteins:
- the LOC133672837 gene encoding tRNA (mnm(5)s(2)U34)-methyltransferase, chloroplastic isoform X2, whose translation MNCLSRRLILKPPLHSNLTLNFPSINVPFYSKPISIHQKRKLSANTAITSLMQYPLSGAEEDLVGYVFGKKKATEVAHLIWKRVVQNGDTVIDATCGNGYDTLAMLKMVADELGRGRVYGMDIQGDALKRTSSLLDESVTLKEKELVKLFSICHSRMEEIVPANSPVRLVAFNLGYLPGGDKTITTVSETTQLALEAAKKILIPGGLISLVVYVGHPGGMEELETVEAFASGLSVDNWICCKFQMLNRPLAPVLVLLFKSDSTRSY comes from the exons ATGAACTGTTTAAGCAGGAGGCTAATACTAAAACCTCCCTTGCACTCAAATCTTACCCTTAATTTCCCTTCTATCAATGTTCCCTTTTACTCAAAACCCATTTCCATTCaccagaaaagaaaattgtCTGCCAACACTGCCATTACATCCTTAATGCAGTATCCCCTTTCAG GTGCTGAGGAGGATTTGGTGGGTTATGTTTTTGGGAAGAAGAAGGCAACTGAAGTAGCCCATTT gatATGGAAACGTGTTGTTCAAAATGGTGATACTGTTATAGATGCTACTTGTGGCAATGGTTATGATACTTTAGCCATGCTGAAAATGGTGGCTGATGAATTGGGCAGGGGTCGTGTTTATGGGATGGACATACAGGGAGATGCTTTAAAGAGAACTTCTTCTTTGCTGGATGAAAGTGTCACTTTGAAGGAG AAAGAACTTGTGAAGCTCTTCTCCATCTGTCACAGTAGAATGGAAGAAATTGTTCCTGCAAATAGCCCTGTAAG GCTTGTTGCATTCAACTTGGGGTATCTTCCAGGAGGTGACAAAACGATAACCACGGTTTCAGAAACAACACAATTGGCATTGGAGGCtgcaaagaaaatattaattcctGGAGGGCTGATCAGTTTAGTTGTGTATGTGGGGCATCCTGGTGGAAT GGAAGAACTGGAGACTGTTGAAGCTTTTGCTTCTGGATTATCAGTTGATAATTGGATCTGCTGCAAGTTCCAGATGTTAAACCGACCTTTAGCTCCTGTACTGGTTCTCTTATTCAAGAG tgACTCTACAAGGTCGTACTAA
- the LOC133672837 gene encoding tRNA (mnm(5)s(2)U34)-methyltransferase, chloroplastic isoform X3 — protein MNCLSRRLILKPPLHSNLTLNFPSINVPFYSKPISIHQKRKLSANTAITSLMQYPLSGAEEDLVGYVFGKKKATEVAHLIWKRVVQNGDTVIDATCGNGYDTLAMLKMVADELGRGRVYGMDIQGDALKRTSSLLDESVTLKEKELVKLFSICHSRMEEIVPANSPVRLVAFNLGYLPGGDKTITTVSETTQLALEAAKKILIPGGLISLVVYVGHPGGMEELETVEAFASGLSVDNWICCKFQMLNRPLAPVLVLLFKRGS, from the exons ATGAACTGTTTAAGCAGGAGGCTAATACTAAAACCTCCCTTGCACTCAAATCTTACCCTTAATTTCCCTTCTATCAATGTTCCCTTTTACTCAAAACCCATTTCCATTCaccagaaaagaaaattgtCTGCCAACACTGCCATTACATCCTTAATGCAGTATCCCCTTTCAG GTGCTGAGGAGGATTTGGTGGGTTATGTTTTTGGGAAGAAGAAGGCAACTGAAGTAGCCCATTT gatATGGAAACGTGTTGTTCAAAATGGTGATACTGTTATAGATGCTACTTGTGGCAATGGTTATGATACTTTAGCCATGCTGAAAATGGTGGCTGATGAATTGGGCAGGGGTCGTGTTTATGGGATGGACATACAGGGAGATGCTTTAAAGAGAACTTCTTCTTTGCTGGATGAAAGTGTCACTTTGAAGGAG AAAGAACTTGTGAAGCTCTTCTCCATCTGTCACAGTAGAATGGAAGAAATTGTTCCTGCAAATAGCCCTGTAAG GCTTGTTGCATTCAACTTGGGGTATCTTCCAGGAGGTGACAAAACGATAACCACGGTTTCAGAAACAACACAATTGGCATTGGAGGCtgcaaagaaaatattaattcctGGAGGGCTGATCAGTTTAGTTGTGTATGTGGGGCATCCTGGTGGAAT GGAAGAACTGGAGACTGTTGAAGCTTTTGCTTCTGGATTATCAGTTGATAATTGGATCTGCTGCAAGTTCCAGATGTTAAACCGACCTTTAGCTCCTGTACTGGTTCTCTTATTCAAGAG AGGTAGCTGA
- the LOC133672837 gene encoding tRNA (mnm(5)s(2)U34)-methyltransferase, chloroplastic isoform X4, which produces MNCLSRRLILKPPLHSNLTLNFPSINVPFYSKPISIHQKRKLSANTAITSLMQYPLSGAEEDLVGYVFGKKKATEVAHLGRVYGMDIQGDALKRTSSLLDESVTLKEKELVKLFSICHSRMEEIVPANSPVRLVAFNLGYLPGGDKTITTVSETTQLALEAAKKILIPGGLISLVVYVGHPGGMEELETVEAFASGLSVDNWICCKFQMLNRPLAPVLVLLFKRYHEVAETQWGSAFWTHLLAEGSLREG; this is translated from the exons ATGAACTGTTTAAGCAGGAGGCTAATACTAAAACCTCCCTTGCACTCAAATCTTACCCTTAATTTCCCTTCTATCAATGTTCCCTTTTACTCAAAACCCATTTCCATTCaccagaaaagaaaattgtCTGCCAACACTGCCATTACATCCTTAATGCAGTATCCCCTTTCAG GTGCTGAGGAGGATTTGGTGGGTTATGTTTTTGGGAAGAAGAAGGCAACTGAAGTAGCCCATTT GGGTCGTGTTTATGGGATGGACATACAGGGAGATGCTTTAAAGAGAACTTCTTCTTTGCTGGATGAAAGTGTCACTTTGAAGGAG AAAGAACTTGTGAAGCTCTTCTCCATCTGTCACAGTAGAATGGAAGAAATTGTTCCTGCAAATAGCCCTGTAAG GCTTGTTGCATTCAACTTGGGGTATCTTCCAGGAGGTGACAAAACGATAACCACGGTTTCAGAAACAACACAATTGGCATTGGAGGCtgcaaagaaaatattaattcctGGAGGGCTGATCAGTTTAGTTGTGTATGTGGGGCATCCTGGTGGAAT GGAAGAACTGGAGACTGTTGAAGCTTTTGCTTCTGGATTATCAGTTGATAATTGGATCTGCTGCAAGTTCCAGATGTTAAACCGACCTTTAGCTCCTGTACTGGTTCTCTTATTCAAGAGGTATCATG AGGTAGCTGAAACACAATGGGGTTCTGCTTTTTGGACCCATCTTCTTGCAGAAGGAAGCCTACGCGAAGGATGA
- the LOC133672837 gene encoding tRNA (mnm(5)s(2)U34)-methyltransferase, chloroplastic isoform X1 → MNCLSRRLILKPPLHSNLTLNFPSINVPFYSKPISIHQKRKLSANTAITSLMQYPLSGAEEDLVGYVFGKKKATEVAHLIWKRVVQNGDTVIDATCGNGYDTLAMLKMVADELGRGRVYGMDIQGDALKRTSSLLDESVTLKEKELVKLFSICHSRMEEIVPANSPVRLVAFNLGYLPGGDKTITTVSETTQLALEAAKKILIPGGLISLVVYVGHPGGMEELETVEAFASGLSVDNWICCKFQMLNRPLAPVLVLLFKRYHEVAETQWGSAFWTHLLAEGSLREG, encoded by the exons ATGAACTGTTTAAGCAGGAGGCTAATACTAAAACCTCCCTTGCACTCAAATCTTACCCTTAATTTCCCTTCTATCAATGTTCCCTTTTACTCAAAACCCATTTCCATTCaccagaaaagaaaattgtCTGCCAACACTGCCATTACATCCTTAATGCAGTATCCCCTTTCAG GTGCTGAGGAGGATTTGGTGGGTTATGTTTTTGGGAAGAAGAAGGCAACTGAAGTAGCCCATTT gatATGGAAACGTGTTGTTCAAAATGGTGATACTGTTATAGATGCTACTTGTGGCAATGGTTATGATACTTTAGCCATGCTGAAAATGGTGGCTGATGAATTGGGCAGGGGTCGTGTTTATGGGATGGACATACAGGGAGATGCTTTAAAGAGAACTTCTTCTTTGCTGGATGAAAGTGTCACTTTGAAGGAG AAAGAACTTGTGAAGCTCTTCTCCATCTGTCACAGTAGAATGGAAGAAATTGTTCCTGCAAATAGCCCTGTAAG GCTTGTTGCATTCAACTTGGGGTATCTTCCAGGAGGTGACAAAACGATAACCACGGTTTCAGAAACAACACAATTGGCATTGGAGGCtgcaaagaaaatattaattcctGGAGGGCTGATCAGTTTAGTTGTGTATGTGGGGCATCCTGGTGGAAT GGAAGAACTGGAGACTGTTGAAGCTTTTGCTTCTGGATTATCAGTTGATAATTGGATCTGCTGCAAGTTCCAGATGTTAAACCGACCTTTAGCTCCTGTACTGGTTCTCTTATTCAAGAGGTATCATG AGGTAGCTGAAACACAATGGGGTTCTGCTTTTTGGACCCATCTTCTTGCAGAAGGAAGCCTACGCGAAGGATGA